Genomic segment of Streptomyces longhuiensis:
AAGGAAGTTCGGACGAGGAGATCTCCGCGGCCGTACGCGCCAAGCTCGCGTCCGAGCGCAGCCGGGACGGCACACCCGTCTTCACCCCCGAGTTTTTGGCCCGCGTCCGCCGCGTCATCGTCTTCCGCCCGCTCGGCGGCGACGCGATGACCGCCATCGGCCGCAAGGTGCTCGACCGGCAGGCGGCCTTCTGGCGCGAGAAGCGGGAGAAGGAACTGACCGTCCCCGAGGAGCTGGTCCAGTACGCGGGCGAGCTCGGCCACCGCCTCAACTCCGAGGCGGGCGGGCGCGAGGGCGGCCGCATCATGGCCAAGATCCTCTCCGACCTGGTCGAGAACCCCGTGCTCGCGGCGGCCGAGGAGCGGGCGCAGGAGTTCCAGGCCTGCGACCGGATCGTCGTCGACTTCGTGCCTCCACCGCCGCCGGGCGTGCGTGACGCCCTGTTCTCCGGCCGGGACGGGGCGGGAAGCGGTCCCCGTACACGGGTGAGCTTCCTGTCGCCGGAACCGGCGGGCGGGGTGGAACTGTCCTCTGTGGAAGGCGGGTTGACCAAGTCCGGCGGGAGCGGAGAGGGGGGCGCACACGATGAACCAGGCCGCACCGGATGAGTCCGACCTGCGCGGACTCGAAGGCCGGGTGGTCGACGGTCGCTACGCACTGAGCGGCTGGATCGGAGGCGGCGGTTTCGGGGCGGTCTTCCGCGCCGACCAGTACATCCTCGGCCATCCGGTGCGCAGTGTGGCCCTCAAGCTCTCCCGGCGCTCGGGCCTGACCGAGGAGAACGCCGCGGAGCTGTTCCAGGACGTCCTGCTGCTCGCCGAGGCGATGGACACCATGGCGGACGCCGAGGCCCGCCGCCATCTCGTGCACGTGTACGACGGCGGCCTCGCCAAGGGGCTTGGTGGCCGCGCCTTCCTCGCCATGGAGTACGTTCCCGGGGCCACCCTCGCCGGCCAGTTCGCCGAGATGGGGCGCGTCCCGGCACCGCTGCTGGTCAAGTGGGCGCGGCAGATCTGCGTGGCCCTGCGCGGGCTGCACCGCCTGGACCCGCCGCTGCTGCACCGCGACCTCAAGCCCGACAACGTCCTCCTGGGCAGCGACAACTGGGTCCGGCTCATCGACTTCGGCCTGGCCGCCCGGATGCTGGAGCTCGGCCACGTCCCGGGCACGGTCGGCACCCTCCAGTACATGGCGCCGGAGACCGCGGCCGGATCCAGCGTCCCCGAGTCCGACCTGTACTCGCTGGGGCTCCTGATGTACGAGGGCCTGACCGGCCGTCACGCGTACGCGCATCTGACACCGCCACCGACGCTGCCCGAGTCGGCGCACGGCGACTGGCTCCAGGAGCAGAAGCGGGGCGCGCCGCCCGTACGCCCCTCGGTCCACAACAACCTCGTCCCGCCCGCCCTGGACGCCCTCGTGATGCGCCTGCTCGAACCGCGGCCCGCGCAGCGGTTCCGCAGCGCGGAGGAGGTGATCGCGGCCCTGGACGTGGTCCTGGAGAAGCCGGTCGTGCGGCAGCCGGGCGAGGCCGAGCTGGCGGAAGGGCGGCGGCTGAGGACGTCGGGGCAGGGCCAGGCCGCCGCGACCGTGCTCCGCAGGGGCCTCGAACGCAACCACGTCCCCGACCCGTTACGCCTGGGCCTGCTCACCGAACTGGGGCAGGTCCACGAGTCCGCGGGCGATCACCTCGCGGCCGCCCACTCCTGGGCCGACGCCTGTGAACTCGTCCGCGGGCGCGCCCTGATGCCGTCCGGCGCCGACCGCGCCAGGCTCGCCCGCCGCGCGGAGGAGGCGTTCCGCAAGGCCGGCAACCGCTTCCAGGCGGAGCGGTTCGGGCGCCTCGCCCGTGCCGAGCGGGACCGGGGGTGACGGGTGGAGCCCCAGCGGTCCCTGAGGAAAGGTCTGTCCCGGCGCGGCCGGCTGGAGAACGCCTGGGCGAGCGCGCTCGCCGACGCCGATCCGCGCGCCGGCCTCGTGAGCCTGCGCGTGGTTCTCACGGGCATCGAGGAGTACCAGGACCGCACCGCTGACCTGTGGCCCTCCTTCCAGCAGTCCTTCCTCGGCCCCCGCTTCCTGCCCCTCGTCGAGGCCGCCGACCTCGACCGGCTCGCCCAGGTCGGCGAGCGCATGGCGGCCGAGGGGCGCATCGGACTCCACCAGAGCTGGGTCCCGCTCGCCGACGCCGCCGTGGCCCGGTCCGACGCAGGTGACCGGGACTTCGCGGTGTCCCTGTACACGCGGCTCTACCGCAGCGCGTTCGTCCACGAGGAGTCCCGCTCCATCGCCGCCACCGCCCTGGCCAGGCTCGGCGCCGACCAGGACGACCAACTGGCCGTCTACGTGGACATCTTCAGGCGGTACGCGACCGTGCCGCCCGAAGTGCGCCAGATGACGGGGCGCCTTCTCGGAGCCGGGTTCGCCGACGAGACGGGCCGCGTGGAGCGGGCCTACGCGTTCGCCACGCAAGTGTCCGCGGCGGGCCTGCGCCTCGCCGGCCTCGACCGGACGCTCGGCCTCGGCGCCCTGCTGCTGCACCGCGCAACGGCCGACGCGGCCGACCACTTCACCCGCGCCTGCACCGCCGACCCCACCGACGGCGAGGCCCTGCGCGGTCTCGTCGCCGCCCGCCTGCACAGCGGCGCGTACGCCGAGGCCCTCACCGCCGTACGCGGACGGGAAGCCGCCCTCACGCCGCGCGGCGCCGAACTGACCGACCTGTGCCGGATGCTGGAGTGGCTCGAACTGGACCCCGGCCGCGACGGACCCCCGGGCCCCGCCACCCCGGCCCCGCTGACGGCCGTACGGCTCGCCACGATCGGCGACGGCGGCGACAGCCGTCCCTGGGGCCGCTACGCCCAGGGGCGTGCCCAGCTCCTCGAAGGCCACGCCGACCTGGCCGCCAAGAACCTCGTCGTGGTCGCCGACGAGTTCCCGGACCGGACCGACCTCGGCTATCACGCGGCCTGGGCCCAGCTGCTGTGCGGCGAACACGAGGCGGCGGGACGCCGCTGCCGCGCGCTGCTCGCCGTCGGCGACGCGCGCGCCTGGCCGCTCGGCTGCCTGCTGGCGGACGCCGATCCAGGCCACCGCGCCACCGACGAGGAACGTACGGTCATGAAGGGCGCGGCACACGCCTTCACCGCGGTCGTCACGGCCCGGCTGAGGCTCGCCGGGGGACAGGAACCCGGAGTCGACCTGGCCTGGGACCCGCTCGGCGCCGAGGGTGCCACCGTCCCGGAACTCCTGGAGGCCCTGCGCACCCTCCTCGGCGTCGAGGTCGCCGGCGGCCGCCGGAACGCGGTCGCCCACCTCACCGCCCTCTCCCTCTTCGGCCGCCTGCCCCTGCCGGAACAGCTGTTGTGGCGCGGCCTGTCGGCCCTCCCGGAAGACCGCGACCGGGCCCACTCCCTGCTCGAACAGGCCCGCGGCCAGGGCCACGACCGCGCCACCCTCGTCCTCGCCGTGACCGAACTGAACGCCGGACACCCCGACCGGGCGGCGGACCTGCTCGACGGCGTGCGCGGTCCCAAGGCCGAACTCGTCCGCGCCCGCGCCGAACTGGCCCTCGGTCGCGCGGCCGACGCCGGGCGGCGCCTCGACCGCCTGCCCACGCCCCGGGCCCGCTACGAAAGCGGCGTACTGGCGCTGCGCGAGGCCACGGCGCTGTGGGCCGGCGGGGAGACCGACCGGGCCGTGCAGCGCGCCGGGTGGGCGGCGGCGCGGCTCATCGACGCGCAGGTCACCGGGCCAGGCGCCCTCCCGGCCGTTCCCGCCGACGCCGGACGCCTCGCCCGTGCGGCCCGCCTCCTCGCCGAACGCGCGGCACGCCCCGCCGACGGTACGGGCGCCGCACCGTGGCGCATCGTGCGGCATCACCCCCGTACGGCCTGGCTGCTCGGGCTCGGACAGCTGCTGGTGGAGCCGCGCGGGGCGGAGCCCGTACTGGTGGAGGCGCTGGTGGGGTGGGCGGGGGAGGCCGATGGGCCGACCGCCGCTGATGTGGGCGACGCCCGCGCTGTGGAAGTGCTCGCCATGGCCCTGGGACGGGCCTGTCTGCTGGGCGAAGACCGCACTGTGCAGAGCGAGTTGGCCGGGGCGCTCGGTGTGCTCGCGGAGGCCTGGCCGCTGCCGGTGGTGGCGCGCGAGGCCCGTCGTGCCGCCTCACTGGCCGGGCCGCACGACGAGACGGCCAAGGACACGGACGCGACCGCGACCGCGACCGCGAACGCGGATGCGGATACGGATGCCGCGGCCGAGGTCAGGGGCGACCCGCTGCTGGCCCTGCCCCTCGCGGCGGCCGCGCTCAAGGCCGGCGACAGGGCGGATGCGGTACGGCTGCTGCGGGCTGTGGGCGACGCACTCGACGGGGGCGGGGAGGGCGACGTACAGGATGGTGGCGCCGAGGGCCCGGAGGGCGACGTCCAGGATCAGGGCGCGGGGGGCGCGGACGGCACCGGCACCGAAGAGGCCCATCGCGCCGCCGCTCAGGTCGTCGCCTTTCTCGCCCAGGCCCTCGAAGGCAAGCCGCCCGCCGAGCTGCCGTCCGTCGGTGGCGACCCCGCCCTGCCCGCCCCGCTTCTCGTCGTCCAGGCGGCCGGACACCTCCCGGCCCAGCGCGCGAAGGCCGCCGAGGCGCTCACCCTGGCCCTGCGCGATCACGACCTGACCGGCCTGGTCGACGTGGCCGCGACCCTGCCCGCGCTCTGCGCCAGGGTGGCCCGCGCCAGGCGGCGGGACGGCCGCGCCCAGGCCCTGGGGGAGGTCGTACGCCGTCTGGCGGACCGCCTCACCGGGGACTCGCCGGAAGCGGACGGCCTCGTACCGTTCGACGCCGTCACCCTCGCCCGGTGCGCCGCCGCCGTCGGGGAGCACGAACTCGCCGACAGGCTGTGGCGGCACGCCCTGAACGCCGATGCCGACGGGGACACGGCCGCCGCCGAGTACGGGAAGTACCTGTGCCACCGTGCGGTGGCCGCCAAGGCGGACGGTGACCCCGCACGGGCCCTGGACCTCCTGGGCCGGGCCGCCGGTCATCTCCCTGGGGAGCACGCCGCCCACCGGCACCGCGCCGACCTGGAGCGCAACGACCGCTCCGACGCCCTCCTCAGTCACCTCTTCCCGGACGCGGCCCCGTCCTGGGAACGCCCAGGCAGGCTCCCGGCCGTGGAAGACGCGATGGCCGAGCACCCGGTGTGGCAGGCGCTCGGGGCGGACCGAGCGGGCGTCATAGAGAGGGAGTTGACGCGGTTCTTCGCGCGCAGGGCCGCCCGTAACGACATCCCCGTACTGCACTCGATGGCCGTGGTCTACCGCGAAGAGGCCCTAGCGCGGCTGACCCGCACGGGAGCCGCCGACGAGGACCTGGTCACCGCGACCGTCCTGTGGGTCCTGCTGCTGTGCCACCCGGGATTCTGGGAGGCGTTCGCCGACCGCTCGGGGGCCGACGGCACGGGAAGCCCCGGCGCCGACGCGGCGACCGGCGCCGACGCCGAGTATCTGCGCACCTCCCTGACCGACGAACTCCTGACCCTGCACCGCAGCCACGGCGCGCGGGCCCTCGCCGAGCACCGCGAGGACCAGGCCCGCCTCCATCTGAACTGTCTGACCGCCCTGCGCCAGGGCACCCATGTCACCCGCACCCTGCTGGCCGAGGGGCCCCTGGCCGGGGTGCTGCCGGGCGTCGACGAGGACCTCTTCGCCGCCGTCTCGGACCGCGCGGGCGCCCTGCTCGACGACTGGTCCACCGACCTGGTGCGCGCGGCCGAGAAGCGCGTCGACGACCCCGAGCGGGTCCGCGCCCTGCCGGACGGCATCGACAAGGACTACGAAGAGGGCATCAGCGGCCTGGCGAACGCCGTCGACCACGGCTTCGCACCCAGGAACGTCCTGTGCACCGTCGTCGCCTGGCACAACGAGTGGCAGAACTGCCTTTACCAGATGGGCGACCGGGACCACATGCGCACGGTCGTGACCCAGGCCGTGCGGTACGCGGAACTGCTCGCCCAGGGCGCGGTGAAGGGACGCCCGCACCTGCGCGAGAACCAGCTGCTCGCCGCCCACTACGTGGACCGCGGCCTCCTCGACCGGGACACCGGCAAGGCCATCGCGTACTTCGAACTGGCCATGGAGTGGAACCCGGCCAACACCAACGCGCCGCAACTCCTGGAGCAGTACCGCCAGGACGCCCTGTTCAGCGCCGCCCTCGAACACATCAAGGCGCGCCGCTACCCGAAGGCCCTCGCCGAACTCGACCGCGTCCCGAGGACCGACGCGACCGGGAAGACCCTGGACCGGCTCCGCACCAGCACCCTGATCAACCACGGCTACGTCCTGCTGGAGGCCGAGCGGCTCGACGAGGCGGAGCGCTCGGTGCGCGACGCGGAACGCGTCGCGGCCGCCGGCGACGACCCCAAGATGCGCGAAGAGGCCGCCAAGGCGCTGCGCGCGGTGGCGACCGGGATGAACAACCGCGCGGTGGCCATGAGCAACGCCGCGCTCAGCAACCTCGAACGCTCCGTCCGCATCGGCCCGAACGCCGTGGAGGGTGAACTGCGGGCGGCCGTCGACCTGTTGCGGCGGGCGGAGCGGATCGCCCCGGAAGCCGCCACCCGGGACAACATCACCCGTATCGAAGACCTCCTGCGAAGGCTGCGCCCATGACGACACTGCCGTCGGCGAACCGTCGGCCCAACCCCTTCCACGTACTCGGACTCCCCGTCGACGCCATCGAGGCGCACATCGTGGAACGCGCCGAGGAAGGCATCCAGACCGCGTCCACCGCCCAGGACCGCGACCTCTACGACTGGGCGATGCGGGAACTGATCCGCAACCCGAGGGCCCGGCTGCGGTACGAGGTGACCGAGCCGCCGGGCACCGACTACCGCGACCGCCGGTGGGACGCGTTCGCCCGCACTCACCGCACCTACCCGGCCGACCTCGGGGGCCAGAACCTGCGGCCCGAGGACTTCGACCTGCCGGAGGCGCTGCGCCGCACCGCCCGCGCCCTCGCGGCGGCGCCCGTGGCGGGGGCGGACGACGCCCTGCGTACGGCTCCTGCGGCAGCCCGTGCCCAGGACGAGGAACCGGAACTGGAGGTGCGCGATGTCCTCTTCGGATGAGCCCGACGCCGTGCGGCCCGGGTGGGAGAACTTCGCCGAGCGCCCCGTCCCCGAGGTCCACGGCGCGACCACCGCACCGGAGGCCGAGCTGGCCGGCGTACTGCAGCGCCGCCACGAGGAGCTGGCCGCCGCCCGCGGCGCCTCCGCCTCGGCCGCGACGCGCGTGCACGCCACGCTCTTCGAACTGGCCATGCTCATCGGCACGCTGGAGCAGCAGGTCAACAGGGCGGGGGATCCGCGCGAGGCCGTGGACGAGAAGCTCCGGCACCGTGAGCTGAAGAACGTGAAGGACCGGATGCTCGACGTGCTGCGCGGCGCCGGCGTGGAGGTGCGCGACCCGAAGGGCCTGACCGCCGACGAGGTCCTGGACTGGGCGGACCCCGTGCACTGGCTGCAGAGCCCGGAGTTCGACGCCGAGGTCGTGGCCGAGACGAACGAGTACGCGGTCTTCCACGACGGCGCCGTGGTGCGCTTCGCCCAGGTCGTCATGGGCGCCCCCGCCCCCGCCCCGGCCCCCGCCCCCGCCTCCAAGCCCGAGCCGAAGCCCGAGCCCGAGGCACCCCCCGAGCCGGATCCCCGGGTGAAGCCGGTGAAGCCCGAGCCCGACGCCGAGATGCCGCCGCCGGGACAGACACCTGCACCCACGGACACCTGAACGAGCAGGCCAAGAAGGAGCGGTCACCCCACATGAGCCAGCAGATCGTCAGCAAGGCCGTAGGCATCGACCTCGGCACGACCAACAGCGCCGTAGCCGTGATGAACCCCTCCGACAGCGACATCGTGATCCACCGCGATCCGGTCTCGAAGTCGTACACGACACCCAGCTGCGTCTGGCGCAGCCCGGCCGGCGGTGAACTGGTCGTGGGCCGGAAGGCGTTCGCCCGCAAGGGCAGCACCCCGGAGCCGGTCACCTCGGTGAAACGCCTGATGGGCAGCCGTACGACCGTCGACCTGGCCGGCGAGGAGTACACCCCGGCGCAGGTCTCGGCCGCGATCCTGGCCGAGATGAAGCGCCGGATCGAGACGGACGTGGCGGCGTTCGACAGCCCGGACGTCCGCTGGATCGTCGACCGGGCCGTGGTGACGGTGCCGGCCTACTTCGACCAGCCGCAGATCGACGCGACCCGCAAGGCCGCCGAGCAGGCCGGTCTCGAAGTCCTCGGCCTGCTCCACGAGCCGACCGCCGCCGCCAGCCACTACTGCTGGCGCACCACCACCCGTAACGGCACCTTCCTCGTGTACGACCTCGGCGGCGGCACCTTCGACGTCAGCGTCCTGCGCTGCACGGAGGGCACCTTCGAGGTGCTCGGCATCAGCGGCAACAACCGCCTGGGCGGCGACGACATCGACGAGGCCTTCGCCCGGCACCTCCAGAAGATGCTCCAGGCGGACGGCTACGCCCTCGACCTCGACCCCGAGAACGACCCCGAGGACCGGCTCCGCTTCAGTCAGCTGAAGATCCTCGCGGAGGGCGCGAAGAAGGCGCTCACGGACCAGCCCGACTACATGCTCCGCGACACCGGGCGCCTCACCGACCAGGAGAAGCGGCCGGTCGTCATCGACGCGCTCCTGGAGCGGCCCGAACTGGACGACATCGCCCGCCCGTTGATCGAGCGGACCTTCGCCTACTGCGACGAGGCCCTGCGCCGCGCAGGCGAGCGGGCCGGCATCACGCTCGCGGACGTCGACCACATCATCCTGGCGGGCGGCTCGACCCATATGCCGCTGGTCAGGGAGATGGTGACGCAGGAACTCTGCGCGAACCCCGCGCCCGGCTCCGCCCGCCAGGTCCGCGCGGCCTGCGAGGCGCCGGTCGTCGAGCACGCCGACACGGCCGTCGCGCTGGGCGCCGCGGTGCGCGCCGCGGCCGTCGGCGGCCTCGCCGTCTACGACGAGGCCCGCACCGTACGCGTCTCCTTCCACGGCTTCGCCGCCACGGGTTCCGCGGCCACCCATGTCGGGGGCACGGTCCAGGCGCTGGCCGAGGGCCTCGACCTCTCCGGCGGCCGTGTCCACCTCACCACCACCGGCTTCGAGGACGAGGCGGACCTCTCCGAGGAGGGCGCCTTCGCCTTCACCCAGGTCCCGGTGCAGCCGGACGCGGAGAGCCTGCTCACCTTCGAG
This window contains:
- a CDS encoding serine/threonine-protein kinase, whose translation is MNQAAPDESDLRGLEGRVVDGRYALSGWIGGGGFGAVFRADQYILGHPVRSVALKLSRRSGLTEENAAELFQDVLLLAEAMDTMADAEARRHLVHVYDGGLAKGLGGRAFLAMEYVPGATLAGQFAEMGRVPAPLLVKWARQICVALRGLHRLDPPLLHRDLKPDNVLLGSDNWVRLIDFGLAARMLELGHVPGTVGTLQYMAPETAAGSSVPESDLYSLGLLMYEGLTGRHAYAHLTPPPTLPESAHGDWLQEQKRGAPPVRPSVHNNLVPPALDALVMRLLEPRPAQRFRSAEEVIAALDVVLEKPVVRQPGEAELAEGRRLRTSGQGQAAATVLRRGLERNHVPDPLRLGLLTELGQVHESAGDHLAAAHSWADACELVRGRALMPSGADRARLARRAEEAFRKAGNRFQAERFGRLARAERDRG
- a CDS encoding Hsp70 family protein, translating into MSQQIVSKAVGIDLGTTNSAVAVMNPSDSDIVIHRDPVSKSYTTPSCVWRSPAGGELVVGRKAFARKGSTPEPVTSVKRLMGSRTTVDLAGEEYTPAQVSAAILAEMKRRIETDVAAFDSPDVRWIVDRAVVTVPAYFDQPQIDATRKAAEQAGLEVLGLLHEPTAAASHYCWRTTTRNGTFLVYDLGGGTFDVSVLRCTEGTFEVLGISGNNRLGGDDIDEAFARHLQKMLQADGYALDLDPENDPEDRLRFSQLKILAEGAKKALTDQPDYMLRDTGRLTDQEKRPVVIDALLERPELDDIARPLIERTFAYCDEALRRAGERAGITLADVDHIILAGGSTHMPLVREMVTQELCANPAPGSARQVRAACEAPVVEHADTAVALGAAVRAAAVGGLAVYDEARTVRVSFHGFAATGSAATHVGGTVQALAEGLDLSGGRVHLTTTGFEDEADLSEEGAFAFTQVPVQPDAESLLTFEVYDAEGDVVATAGRALAHSARPGGGGGGAAITAKSVLLEVDLGDGRTGRRELIPAMQQLPFEADFDFGHPGREQVELRLFQQAVPIQVIKVVVPSSTPRGTAIRMNVAMQEDASITVRGSIGEDTTFDALLEVPVDPPMPDASVVEELYHRFEENVGYLATGPQTVVRAKWTKARRAFEEARDRGDVAAAVHEFRELEEIVAVLGEADQELQPPKREFDALVDDCLRLHAHLSESGPAGDKPFDGPEVIRAIEAQRAEGERAHAAGDQRRYGEAIAQLQGHFTYLRGLLRSSSGGELSPQERAEGLLRFGFQQAEELSRVAVATGRTSEERDLTDVRNRLEQLVPLLATNPEQAGQEAGKLVARLRQLAQILLTERAEAVGIPVDSPGNRSAGGNW